TCGAGCAGACGATGTGGTGTTCGCTGAACTGGTTGATCGGCTGCTGGCAAGCAAGCACTACGGCGAGCAATGGGGGCGGCACTGGTTGGATGTGGTGCGGTACGCCGACAGTTCCGGCTTCGCTAACGACTATGAACGCCCCAACGCGTGGCGATACCGAGACTACGTAATTCGATCCTTCAACGAAGACAAACCGTACGACCAGTTCGCTCGCGAGCAATTGGCGGGCGATGAGTTAGCGGCAAAGCGGAAGGCAGAAAGCGGAAAGTCGGACAAGGAAGATGCTCGCACGACGGAGCTGCAAATCGCGGCCGGTTTCCTGCGGATGGGGCCGTGGGAACACACGGGCATGAGCGTCGCCAAGGTGACTCGACAACAGTTTCTGGATGACATCACAGACACCGTTGGCCAGGTCTTTTTGGGACACGCTCTGCAGTGTTGCCGCTGCCATGATCACAAGTTCGACCCGATTCCCACGCAGGACTATTACTCATTTCAAGCCGTCTTCGCGACAACTCAGTTTGCCGAAGTCGATGGCAAATGGCTTCCTTCCGAAAACCTGAACGGCATGGAAGAGGACCGTCGCTACCACCAGCAGCGACACGAAGCGAATCAGGCGTTGCTGAAGACGTTGACCGAGAAGAAGAAGGAAAACGAACGAGAGTGGTTCGCCGGACAGGGCCTGCCTTACAAGTCTCGCGAGGAGGCAAAAAAAGCGAAGGCTCCGAAGGAACACTTCCCGCCGAACAATCTGCTGAAGACGCCAGACGATTTCGGACAGGACCGCATCGGTCGCAAATGGCAGACTCGATTTAGCTGGGAGTTCGATCGCTTTAAGCCCGTCGCGTTTACCGTGTACAACGGCAAGACGCGTAAGCCAAAAGGGAGCTACGGGCGCATTGAACCACCCGCCGATCCGTTGAAGGAAGGGACGCTCGAACAAACCACGATTCTGACCGGCGGCGATCCGTTTGCGGCGGGCACTCCGGTTCAACCCGCCGCATTAAGCGCGGTGGCTGCTTTGACAGAGACTGAAATCCCAGAAGATGTCAGCGGTCGCCGCTCAGCGTTAGCCGCCTGGATGACCAGCCCCAAAAACCCACTGACAGCTCGAGTGATGGTGAATCGCATCTGGCACTATCACTTCGGCCGAGGCATCGCTGCCAACCCCAACAACTTCGGCGCAACCGGGAAGAAGCCGACTCATCCCGAACTGCTCGACTGGCTGGCCAGCGAATTCATGCGCAGCAATTGGTCAGTCAAACATATCCATCGGCTGATCATGAACTCGAAGACCTACCGTCGCAGCAGTGGACATCCGAATCCAAAGTTGTTGGCCGAAAAGGATCCGAACGGCCAACTGTACGCGACCTTTCAACCGCGTCGTCTGGAAGCGGAAGAACTGCGGGATGCGATGCTGGCGGTTTCGGGCGAGTTGAATTTGACACTTGGCGGCATCCCGATTCGGCCCGACATGAACATGGAAGCCGCTTTGCAGCCGCGCA
This DNA window, taken from Fuerstiella marisgermanici, encodes the following:
- a CDS encoding PSD1 and planctomycete cytochrome C domain-containing protein, translated to MLRAFTLLSLILVCLAVEPAAVSADEPTEAEKLFALKVQPLLREKCLACHGKDADKVESEFDLTSREKLLAGGESYGHAVVVPGNAEESSLYAMVKRTEPDFAMPPKESEKLTEEETWWIRDWINGGAPWPNEKRVSEIYDQYAEGITWPTSGGLGDDWTKRKYKPEDLWAWKPLRKADSGKGNAENGSGVIDELVGARLKEAGLQAAPLADRRTLIRRATFDLLGLPPKPADVDAFVKDSRADDVVFAELVDRLLASKHYGEQWGRHWLDVVRYADSSGFANDYERPNAWRYRDYVIRSFNEDKPYDQFAREQLAGDELAAKRKAESGKSDKEDARTTELQIAAGFLRMGPWEHTGMSVAKVTRQQFLDDITDTVGQVFLGHALQCCRCHDHKFDPIPTQDYYSFQAVFATTQFAEVDGKWLPSENLNGMEEDRRYHQQRHEANQALLKTLTEKKKENEREWFAGQGLPYKSREEAKKAKAPKEHFPPNNLLKTPDDFGQDRIGRKWQTRFSWEFDRFKPVAFTVYNGKTRKPKGSYGRIEPPADPLKEGTLEQTTILTGGDPFAAGTPVQPAALSAVAALTETEIPEDVSGRRSALAAWMTSPKNPLTARVMVNRIWHYHFGRGIAANPNNFGATGKKPTHPELLDWLASEFMRSNWSVKHIHRLIMNSKTYRRSSGHPNPKLLAEKDPNGQLYATFQPRRLEAEELRDAMLAVSGELNLTLGGIPIRPDMNMEAALQPRMIMGTFAPSYIPNPKPEDRNRRSIYALKLRGHRDPMMETFNQPGPDKSCEMRDTSTISPQALTLLNSDETNDRALAFAADILKKSDSDEAAIEAVFRRAYGRVPNKDELAASLAHWREMETVQTKISFSPREYPTEVVRRASEENTGEPFTFTEKLFVYEDYVHDLQPHEVDAKTRALADICLAILNSNEFAFVY